The genomic segment ATTACACATTTTTGAATATCATTTACAACCATATTTATTATATGCAGCTATATGGAAGTATTAAAATGGCTCCTTCTGttttaaatattgaaataaactttttaaatcGACACTGTATACAGCATGTACACAGTTTAGAATGTGTGGATTAAAGGTTCACACCAAATCCACGGAGAAGCACATGCAGCACCAGCACCAACACCACAGAGCAGAACAAGGAAATGAGAGTACAACCAGACCTGGGAGCAGACATAAAAACACATGTGGGTTTTGTTCAGAAAGTGCCTTGTCTATGGTTTCCAATCTACCATCTACATTTTCAGCACTGGTTTCATTTCTAAAAGACTGACTGAAGGACAATTAGAAGATGAAAACAACAAAGTGGAAGTGGAACTCTTCTCATTCTGACTCTGTAACTGGACCTTTGGAAGTCAAAATCACTGTGAATAGGCAGTTTCTTCAGGTGATACTGATATACGCTACAATTCTGTGCAAAGGTTTTaggtaattaacacatttagATTCTTATTATTAATAACTGAATGTAATGAGGGACCCAAAGTACAATTAATAAATTATGATCCCAACGATCCAGCGAGACACACACAAGTAATGCAAATTTAAACTGACTctgattattttaatagagctcttttttttttttaatataaaggtTTTATTACACGAGCTTCATGTTCATTTCTCAGCTGGGAGTTTGAGGATGTTCAAAACATAACAGCAGGTTATGGTATTAAATGAAAACCACATTCATAGTTGTAACTTCTTTTCTTTCATAGAGGATAATCCAGTATATTCTCAGCTAACGGGGTAATAGAAGAAGCACTGAAGCACTTTTCCTGAGTCTTTAGAGGATCCATCCAGCTCTTATTATGGCTCCAATGGGCCACTTAGTCCAAATACTCTTCCTAAACAAAACTGACTATTCGAGCTCACCCTGGTATCGACACTGACTCAGAAATAGCTTAGTCTGAATCCAGGGAGGCCATGATGCTGTAAATGGAAAGGGTCCTAACCCTAAATATTAACcagatttctttttattgtaCCCCGAAGAAAGCTTTATGGAAGTGGATCTAACTCCATCCTTAATTCACTTTTAGTACCtgaaacttttgcacagcactgcatACAGCTGATTTTTGCCATCTACTTGGACTCTGTTATATGCTGGAATGTAATGTGTATGGTCTGACCCAGGTCTGTCAGTAAAGGCAGTTACAGGAGGGAAGAGATTCCTCAGGTACCTCAGTGGTTACCTCGTTAGCCAGCAACAAACGGGCATACTGATCGAGCAGCAGGAGAGAAGCAACAGTACATGAAGTCAACACATGTGATGTCATCATGGATAAACAACAGGACAATTAGCAACAACATCAGCAGCTAACAACTGCACAGCAGAGATGTTTGTGTGGAATAAATTCAGTGAAGTAACATGAAGTATGTGATCTTACAGCAGCTGTAATGAAACTGGAtctgctgtgtgtgaatgtgaaattGAGCGTGAAATACTCATGAACTGAAAAGTGAAACTTGGGTCTGTCATTTCTGATTACACAAGACTTCCAAcaatttctttctgtttgcgagCCAAACCTTTCACCTTTTTGTGAGACCCCATTTTGAATACATGAGCATTCTGGTGTCGAATTACAtttaatacaaaacaaaaaaagacaaaaacatgggGTCAGGACAGAAAGCCCCTTTTACTTTCACTCTGACTAATTGACTCTCTTCTCTTCCAGGCTGGGAATTTCCCTTTGGTGATGTACAGTATGTGCTCATACCAGGTCATGGGCGTTGACATTTAGGGGAGGTGATTTAACCAAAGCCCGGCTGAACAAATACGTATTATGTGACAAACTGGGTCATCTCTTGACACTTTCACAGAGATCAGGGGATTTATAATAACTGATGCTCACAACTACTACATTAGTTTGTTGTGCTTTGTATTACAGGTTTTCTGCAACAGAAATCTTTTGATTTTGCAATGAAAAGAGCCTCAGTCTGTTTCTCTTACTCTGTGTCTAGTCATTTATCTTTCCCTGGGTTGAAATACTTACACTGTTGTCGTCCAATTTCTCTCTCCTCTTCACTTTGTGTGTTTCGTAGTCTTCCATAAGAGTCTGCATGAAGTTTTTGGGTCGTGATCCTCCAGAGTCCTCACTGCCAGCATCAGACAGGGCTCCTTCAGAGGTCGAGGGGGAGACAGGTGGCGCAGGTCGAACTTTCTCAATTTTTCCTGCAAACCAGAAAAAAATCCATACTATGggttatttaaacatttttttagttcttttctttttaattattgttaCATTTTCATCGTTTGGAGCCAAAGCTATTGTTCTTAGATATacataagacacagaaaacctGTGCTCTGCCTGCTATGACTGAGGAAAGAGCATGCAAGCAGTCATTTTGTGGACGGTTGGAgtgactgattcttatatagcacttttctactcgaGCACTCAAAATCtagctttatacaacatgcctcattcacacccattcacacaagcactttttctatacctaagtgctttctatctaacattcacacacatagaTACTCGGATGGACGCATTAAAGAGCATCTTAATCTTCAGTATCATGCTTAAGGATACTTTGACACACAGACTGGAGCAGTCAGGGATCTGACCAACTTCCAATAAGAAGATGACCTTTTCTAGCTCATGAGGCACAGCCAGCCCTTTTTTAGACCGTTTCTAACATAGGGCTTTCCCTCCTTTCCCACTATAGAATAATTCAGTTCAGAGATACAATATGAACTTTTCCTTCTGCTGCTGGCTACACGGCTCCCTTCTGTTGTCTGCAACATATTATTGTTGTGTGGTGCAAGCCATTGAAAATAATGGGTTTCAGCACATGTGAGAGCACCTTTAAAGGATTATGGGTATGCATGCAGTCCTCAAAAAAATACGACATAGATGTTGGTCTGCAAAAACCAGCTACAATTACCTGaacattaattaaatattttaaaatcttgGTACTTTTTTAACTTAACAAAACTCTTATGGAAACGCTAAAAAAACCTCTCTCTTTTAGTCACAGCAATTCATAAACAGCAAATTTACATGCTAATATTTACCCATTAGCTTTCCAACTGAGTAATGTTGAAGTTGATGGGTTGATTCTggcatttaaaataaactaaTAAGCAGGTTAACATGATGACTGTATGACCCTTGTGAGGACCTGCAGTACTAACTGACCTGGCGCTGTCCGTGCTGTCAATGTGAGTCTAGTTGGCAAACTGTTGCTCTTCATCTTATCTGCGGGGGAAATAGTGGCGTGCCGCATCCCCGTCCTCACAGGTCCATGACTACTGCTGGAAGTGCTGCTGGGCCGGACAACACCGGTAGGCTGCGCCTCCCTctgcttcttcagttcttcctctctctgctgagCTGCTCGGATCTCCTCTTCAATCATGGACAGAGTTCGCTGCTTCTTGGAGCGCAGGCGGAACGGGCCGCTAGCCGCCTCCACCTCTGGCCCTCGTGCTGCTGCCGCCGTGCTACGCAGTTCAGCTGCCTCTGAGTATTTACTGAAGTAGCTGAACTCTGGCTTCTCTGGGCTTGGAGGAGACGGGGGACGGTATACAGGGGTTGGCCTGGAGACAGGACCTGTCGTGGCAGGAGCAGGCACAGGTGCAGGAGCTGGGGCTGGAGCTGATGAAGCAAGCGCTCTGGTGTAGGAGGACTGGATTTTGATCCTGGGACCTCCGTCTCTGGGCCTCTGTGGTGGAGAGACAGGCTGAGACGGTGGAGGAGAAGGCGTCTGGAGCTGTGATTGTGCTGGACTTGGGGACTGCTGTTGCTTCTGAGCCTCTTGTGATTCTGATGGCTTCTCTTGGGAAACAACTCTCAccactggctgcctgtctggCTGTGGGGATGGGTTGGATGGTGCAGGACTGGAGGACACAGGTGACTGGAAACTGGGGGCTCCACCAGAAGACACAGGGGAGGAAGAAACTGGCACTGGGCTGCTTGTGGATACAGAGCATGGAGATGCAGGGGTACTCAGCTGTGAAGAATTCAAGTCAGCTTGCTGCCAGTCTTCTCCGTTTTCAGCTGCTAGGGCATTTTGGATGGCATTTTGAACAAGAACCCCAGCGTGGTACTCCAGCTCATCTTCTGTTGGACTGCCACTCGTCTGCCCGTTGACTGGAGTAGTTGGCTGAGGGGTAGGTGGTGACACAGGGGTAAGTGGCAATGGCGTAGGGGGTAGTGAAGCCCCGCTGTCGGAAACATTATCCAAGCTAAATATAGTAGTGTCCTGAGAGCGGACCGATAACTCGTCCAGTCCTGAGTCAGACTCCTCTGGGTGAAAAGCTGGATGGAAATGACCTTTTGCTTCCTCTTCCTCAGGTAGGACTGTCATCACAGCTCGCACACATGTGAATTCATCTTTAGTTCTTTCATCAGACCAGGTCACGTGTGTCTCCCCAGTTTCTGCAACAAAGTCACTGCTCCCGTGGCTGCCCCTGGCTGTGGATTTCGAGAAGGGTTTGGCAGAGTATATGTGAGGAGCTACGTCCTTCTTGGTAGCGTCCCCTTGCAGAAACTGCTTCCTGGCAGAAGAGAAGTTGATCTGCTCCTCCACGATGTCCTCCTTCCTGGTTAGCTCTGAGTCAAGGGTTACCACAGTGGGAGGGCCTGACACATGAGGCTGCAACACAGATGACAGTGCAGAATACAAAAGAGACAATTAGAAAACCACATAACAACAAGGCTTAAGACATCTTTATTTTATCTATTACAGTCCAAATTTATCATGCCTCCTCACCATCAAAGAAAACGTTTAAGTGTGTGAGCTTGAGCTCCTTTGTTTTgcgcatgtgtttgtgtgtcttacCTGTGTGTATGCATAAGTGTGATTCTGTCGCTGCTGTTTCCTCTCCTGGTACTTCCTGAGAGACTCAAGCTTATCAGCCTCTAGCTGTTCTTCCAAAGGGATCTTGAatgatttgaaacaacaatatgaaaaaaatcaatcaatttGTCATTAAGACAACacagtttacatttttaaaaaagaggaaaaaaacagagattaAATGGGGGTCTACCTCCTGAGGAGGGTTCCACCAGCGCTGGGCAATCGAAGGGTTTTTCTTCACTGCCTGGTCTCTGATCAGCTCCTGACGCTCACGCTCCAATTCCTGAACCTAACATGGAAAAACAAACCAGGGGAAGAAGAGTGTGAAAATGTACAAAGAGAATTTCCAACAAACTAATGCACCaacaaggaaacaaagaaagctTTTATTGTGTATTGTATACTGGTTGATGCCATCTTACAAGTAATGCTAACAGCTTTTCAAGCGACGTCAGTGTCACACAAGAGCATTGCGGTAAAAACACAGCAGTTTTACTAAAGTTGTGTTTCGATCATTCAGTGTAAGGGGCTCATAAATGTCAGTCAgagctgtcttttttttcagaaCAAACCACTAAAGTTCTCTCTGCATCTGTTCCATTACTCAGCAGTTTTTCTTCCTTGGAAATCTGCAGCATGACGGAAACAATTTCTCAAGGAATTAAGTTGTACTCCTTGCAAATAGTAACCTTGCAAAATCCCCAGTCTTTGCCAAATCTTTTAGTGTATGAGTGAGTGTAACTATTGTGGGAGGGTACCGCAGTTTTCAGGCTTCTCCTGAGGCCTCTGGGAGGTTAAATTTTGGACCCTAGTCTTAGTATGACGCTTTAATATTACAATTAGGATCAAAAACAGCGTTTTGAGTCCCTTCTGTTGAAAGAATTTCAGGGGATTACCATTGTTTCTATATATGTTACCACATATGTCTTTTTGGGCTTTGATGTCACATCAtgagtcactgacagttgccaCACACTTTCAATTTCAAAATTCCTTCCTTCAAGCCTGTATTTCACAATTCAATATGAAGTCTTATGTGGCAGTAACATTACAGTGATCTCAGTCATGACCTTTCTACTTATGTAAGTTGtacattttagcaaaaatataataataaaaaaaatgtttccaggtgttttatattttgtataGTAATAATGAAGGAACACTGGTCTCTAAGAGTAGGCCTCTGGTATTAAAATAGAGCAACTGAAACCAAGCACATGTTTTGCATTAAGTACTAAtcctttcattcattttattgtttttcgtGTTAGAATGATTATTTATCATTATGAACAAAAGCATGCTAGTGAATGGGGTAAACCTACCCCAAGTAActcatttttgcttgttttacatcatttttatttcataagaCTTGATTTGATAAAGCAAACTGTGGTCTCCTGTGGCTGTGTTTCTGAATAGTGTATTTGTTACAGTCTGATACATTATCCAGCAGCCTTTTACCTCCTCTGAGGGACGTCTCCTCGTCACCCTGACCTGCTGCTCCTCTCCAGGGGTGAACAGCTTTGCCGGGCGTTTCTCTTCCTGAAATGCTCGCAGCTCAAACTTTGCCCTGCTGCCCCCAGACTCGTCTCCCTGCACGTGCCCGTTGGTTTTAACGGCAGACTCGTCCTGGTGGAGAAACGTGGTTTGTTTTTGTCCCTCCACAACGATCGCGTGGTGATTGACAGGGGAGGagggtgacacacacacagaaggagaAGTTCCATCTATGCTGATGGGTTTGGTGTGACGTGACAGAGAGGAGTTCCCATTTGTGGGTGTTTCTGAGGCTGCATCTAACACCTGGTCCAGGTAGCAGATCTCCTGTGGAAACAACAGTCATATTTCAAATTACTGAAAAATACTGTGACAGAATGTGCCGCCAAtttcaaataataaaacaagaagTTAAAACCTTTTAGTTAACTCTTGTTTTGATCTGCATACCTGCACTACCTCACTGTCAGGAGTCTCTAATTTCATTCCAACTGGACTGTGGGCTCTGTTACTGGGACTGCTGAGACAGTCGTGCTGGATCTGCTGGCTCTCCAGTTCCATGGCTGCAGGCCTGTCAGTGATAACGCTGACTGACTCCTGGAAACTGACAGTTTTCAGGGCTCGCTCTCTCGGGACTGAGTCACTGACATCCTCTGCTTGCCATGATTTCTGTCAACAAAGAAACATTGGTGTTTCAGAAGCTCTGCCGGCTGAAGCTGACTGATAGTCGGTTTAATAAAGACAATGTGGACATTTAATAACTTTACATATTATTTTGAAAGGTCAGCCACTTCTAACCACTATCATTCAGACACATTAATTCACTCATGAACTTTTTTGGTCTGCATTGCAGCAGAACACTGTGTTCTGACTGGTTCCCACCACTAAGGGGCGACAAACTACACACAGTTGCTCTGTATGACAGAAGACTGCTACAACAGTCAAAGCACTCAGGCGTTCTGTTTGCTATGTCAGCTTTGAAGACATTTCAGGCTGGAGATGCAcctttacacacattcactagTCTTTTCTAGGACGAGCTGCACTTAAGTGTTTCAGATTAAGCGCCAGGCTCAGGGCCATGTTGTCAGTAGCTATTTTGAGCGGAATGAATGTCGTCCAAACCCAAAAGATTTTCCTAATGTTGTGCTGGTCGGACCAGCTCCAACTAATTGTCTGACTGATAGACAACTGCTACATATCATCTAATGGAATTTAATATGTACTGCACACCATTATAAAAATACACAGGTGACCTCAGGTCAGCTAACAGGGTTACATCATACTTATTATACCATGATTTGAAAGTATGTCACAACATAATGAAGTACATATCACCAGATAAGGCAAAATGGTGATGTTCCATCAATCATaagagctttttttaaatattatattacatttcaTTCTATAAATACACTTTTTAAACTTACATATCACTTGTAGTCATTCAAGGAAGAATGATACAGGCAGTAGCTGAGAGTCTTGTAAGGCCCATACTGATTGAAGCATTAGTATGCACAGATCAGATCCTCAACCTGGTTTAATGAATCATCCTTCACATTCCAGATAAACCATTAATAAGAGGCTAAATTTACACAGTTCAGCCTTTATTGACCTTCTCTTTTCCTGGACATTACTGTCTAAAAATGTTGGTTTCCTTCTTTACTGCCTTGTAGCCATTATAATTCATCCTTAAGCATGTGCGTACCTCTAACAGGAGCTTAATGAGGAGTTGTTGACccctctttttttaatatttcagtctGTGTGAGGGGATTTAATGAGGATAACTTTAGCAAACTAGTCTGCTGATAAATTAACCATTAACCAACAGGTTACTAGAGAGAAAAGTAGCTGTCAACTTCACATACGAGTAGAAGTACTAGTAGAAAATATGTCACCAGGATTACAAATCTGAAAATTTGGGTGTTTCCAACATTTTGTCATACATATCAAAAGTTCATGAGGTCATCCTGAGCACTGGGATTTTATGAGGaggatatttttcatttttaataaatcataaacaacaaataaatagtAATCATTTGACACAGCTCTGGCATAAGGTGAGCAGCTTTTTCTTCACTTCCACCTCAGGCCTCAGACCAGACTGTCATATTGTACCATTTGGGAACATTCCTTCTTTAACTATCCACAGGACGTGGTTTTGGACAATCAGTGGCATAATTCAGCTGGATTTATTGTCAACATGAAAATTAAGCCTGGAtcactttcttttcctcacGTACCACTCCCTCTTTTTGCTCCCTTTCAGTTTCTTGATCTACACTTCCTCTTCACTGCCCCTTTTGAgctttttccttcctctctgctctctgggATTGCTCAAATGCTGAAACAGTGGTCAGTGAGGTCTCTTGGAGGATTTGACCAGCTCTATTTAAAAAGTGTTGTGAAGGAACATTCCCTTCACCTCCCTACTCATCTTTTCTTTAGTGCTCTCTTCCACTTCccttttaataaaaatgttgtCTGAGGGCATCTTGGTAACCTTTTTGCTTTATtactctctctctttatctATCTATTAACACATCCTCTAATGGTACAAAACCAAATGTCCAGATTAAGTCTATTAGATGTAAGCCTGTGTAAAATCTAATGTAAAACAACAATAgacctcaaaaaac from the Oreochromis niloticus isolate F11D_XX linkage group LG7, O_niloticus_UMD_NMBU, whole genome shotgun sequence genome contains:
- the palm2akap2 gene encoding palm2 and akap2 fusion isoform X3, with protein sequence MSDTPLQRNGTANAPMSCEEAQLHKERLQALAEKRKRQTEIEDKRSQLDDLLLQLQHVKSKAMRERWLLQGMGVEEEEARRKQLEQDEEQGKRLEDMIHRLESEIGALESEESQISAKEQVLRERLKETERSIEDLQKSLMSQDEDATGCMSAPLSDCMDPDPNHLALATQHQTGPPALGENARPRPAMFAMEINVQHDPRTGEQRILSANRVNPLDAASRGVKVYDDGRKVVYEVTSSGGVSTTTVENGWSSEQVDQLIQRAARPVVRGGDGGRSQVTVTPAAPQTYVSPADVDDLSPPSCAPPSIPSSPPAQVTLQRETHLGMMPPSSPAVTTQPTSSGQPGTELTSPPQASVEHPVTMVFLGYQDVEDMSESRQLLGFDGAVKAEVVLIDEDDEKSLREKTVTDISVIDGTAADLVSGRPVTSEAVSTELSSDGREPDSTSSPPANPEANTVPPPGLTPATVYNQTSGVTLTTANGCQSPTANTNLHTVMSGRTQDTALSSTERKREGQAKEKSWQAEDVSDSVPRERALKTVSFQESVSVITDRPAAMELESQQIQHDCLSSPSNRAHSPVGMKLETPDSEVVQEICYLDQVLDAASETPTNGNSSLSRHTKPISIDGTSPSVCVSPSSPVNHHAIVVEGQKQTTFLHQDESAVKTNGHVQGDESGGSRAKFELRAFQEEKRPAKLFTPGEEQQVRVTRRRPSEEVQELERERQELIRDQAVKKNPSIAQRWWNPPQEIPLEEQLEADKLESLRKYQERKQQRQNHTYAYTQPHVSGPPTVVTLDSELTRKEDIVEEQINFSSARKQFLQGDATKKDVAPHIYSAKPFSKSTARGSHGSSDFVAETGETHVTWSDERTKDEFTCVRAVMTVLPEEEEAKGHFHPAFHPEESDSGLDELSVRSQDTTIFSLDNVSDSGASLPPTPLPLTPVSPPTPQPTTPVNGQTSGSPTEDELEYHAGVLVQNAIQNALAAENGEDWQQADLNSSQLSTPASPCSVSTSSPVPVSSSPVSSGGAPSFQSPVSSSPAPSNPSPQPDRQPVVRVVSQEKPSESQEAQKQQQSPSPAQSQLQTPSPPPSQPVSPPQRPRDGGPRIKIQSSYTRALASSAPAPAPAPVPAPATTGPVSRPTPVYRPPSPPSPEKPEFSYFSKYSEAAELRSTAAAARGPEVEAASGPFRLRSKKQRTLSMIEEEIRAAQQREEELKKQREAQPTGVVRPSSTSSSSHGPVRTGMRHATISPADKMKSNSLPTRLTLTARTAPGKIEKVRPAPPVSPSTSEGALSDAGSEDSGGSRPKNFMQTLMEDYETHKVKRREKLDDNSVLEATRVTRRKSDMALKWEAGIYANEDGKEEEEEEEEEEEEEEEEEE